Part of the Paramisgurnus dabryanus chromosome 21, PD_genome_1.1, whole genome shotgun sequence genome, ATCTGAAGAATAAAGCGGagcaaaagttaaaaaaaagtaaaaaaaaatgaacccAGCAATCATTTCTGCATTTAAAAGACATAGCCAGCTGTCACAGCCCAGATATCTAGGCTTAAAAAAAACCCACAAAATTTCAGCTGTTAGTGAAAATTTAATAGACGTCTAACATGTTCATATAActcaatttaaaaaaggtttaaaatatttattagggAGTATTAGGGAATTATTGAGTATTATATTTAAGTATATAAGGGAGGGGTAAGTTGGAAAATTACTGTTGcctgatttttatttattaaataaataaaaaaccatGGCAGTGCCTTTCAGTCAGTTTTAGTGGTTTCTTGTTGTTTCTTGTGTACAACCTGAACAGTTTAAGCCCTCTATAGCTGGTGAGACTAAAAGATAAACTTTAGTTAAttatgttgcattctcctttataaaaaattaagtaataataaaaaaatcaagtaAATGAATGAAATAACAACTGAAGACAAATTATTGTTTGTAACCATGATTTATTGTTGTATACATTTCCATTCATGTTGCATGACagttttattagttttattGATGTATGCAATCATTATGTGGCATAAAACAGCTCTTTACTCAGCTCATCTTCCCCAAATGAGTAAAGACAAACAGTAAATTTGCTgaaaatacaaatgtatatttctCATGAGCTGCATTATTCCCAGCAAATCCCCCTAAAGGACAAGGGTACAACAAAAATCAAAGTAATTTGGAAAGTCATCCTGCGGGTACAGAGCACTCCTTAAACAAATGGTCACTCTGGGTCATGGTGGGTTGAGGGTGGATGAACAAATACACAATTTTGGAGAAAATTCAAAAAGTATGAGCAAAATGAAAAAGGTAATGATAGAAAGAAAGAGTGCATACAGATCAAATCTTGTTAACCCGGTGATAGATGTTATGGGGTGGGGAGGAAATGAGTGGACATGTATTTGCTTAACGAAGGCTCCTTTGGTGTACAGAGGAGGAGCGGGCTGTCGTGATTGAACTGTTGACACCTTCGCCTCCAGTGATCAGGCTACCAGAGCCGAATGACAATCCCCCGCCATATCCGTATCCGATTCCACTGCCGTAGCCCAAGCCGCTTCCATAGCCGATGCCGCTTCCATAGCCAGCGCCGCTTCTGTAGCCGAAGCCACTGCCGCCGCCACCGCCAACTCCAAAGCCACTGCCGCCGCCACTTCTGAAGCTGCCGGCCGCAGCCCTGAATCCTGCTCCGAAGCCGAGGGCACCTGTGCAACAACATACACACAGGATGGTTTTACAAGTGCACTCTgtacataaaatgaaatgttGACAAATCTGATGAAGTTCGAACATTAAAGTTCATTAGCTTACCGCTTATGTTTCCAGCGCTAATTCCTGACTCCTGGATGTGGATAGTTGCAGTGCTACCACCAGTTGCAATCCTGACAAATGTGAAAGAGAAAACCTAAATGTACGTTTACCTCAATGGAAAGATTTTAAGCGAAAACCATACCAAAAGTTACTGACCTGGTTTCCTCTCCCTCCAAAAGCTTCCTGTAGGTGGCGATCTCAATGTCCAAGGCCAGTTTATCGTTCATGAGGTTCTGGTACTCGTGCACTTGTCGTGCCATGTCTTGTTTGGCTTGCTGTAGGGCCACCTCTAATTCTTTAATGCGGAGCTTGGCTTCCTGCACCGATACTTCTCCTTGCTCCTCAGCCTTAGTGATCTCATCTTCCAGGGTAACACGCTGGGCAAAGGACATGCTTAGATTTTAGTTTTCGTAAAACTTCACGTTACTGCGAGTTGTAGTCTCATGTTTTTTCTCCAACTCCTCTTCCCCTCTATCCCACCCTATATGATTTGTCCCATCTTCACTATCCTAACAAAGATACAAAAAGTCCAAATAGCCATGTTAAACCAAAAAAACTTACTTGTGCCTTGATAGTTTCAATTTCACTCTGAAGTCGGGAGACCACACGGCTGACCTCAGCGAGCTCAATCTTGGTGTTGCGAACCTCATCTCCATATTGAGCAGATGTCGTCTCTATCTCTTCGAACTGGAAGCAAAGAAGAATTGACATTAGGCTTTGCCAATTGATTGACTACTTCAAAATGGTGTCGATTCACagctttacatttttttcaagGGGCAAGATttcgatctctctgatgaagccaataggcaagtgacttaaactgcaattcatcgaccaGTCAAGCTAGGCgagtgtggtttcagcaacctgccacctcagcttcacccacgtcccgcctctttacccattttcagtTATACGCAAGTGATGCGCTGCCAAGATGGCGATGGCAGGCTCCgccaactattggcttcaaaaaagctcttcaccaACCTATGAGCGACGTCACTGACCCTACGACGTATTATTTTCAGTCTATGGTTTTATTCTTACCTTCTGTTTGTACCAAACCTCGGCATCAGCTCGGCTGCGGTTGGCGATCTCCTCATACTGAGCGCGGACCTCAGCGACGATGGCCTCCATGTCTAAGTTGCGACTGTTGTCCATTTCCACAACAACCATTGTGTCTTTGATCTGTCCCTGAAGTTCACGCAGCTcctaaaaattaaaggaataggcATTGACATACACGTACTCTAACATTAAAAACAATTGCATTATTACAAAATGTCATATGTCACCCACCTCCTCATAGACGGCCCGGAGGAAGTTGATTTCATCTTGGAGACCTTCGACCTGCACTTCAAGGTCTGTCTTGGTGATGTAGGCAGTATCAACATCCTATGAAGGCATGTACAGAGCTCAATATAATGGGAGGAGTCAaaagaattttaaaataaaacgtAAAAGTCAAAGCAGCAGACGTTTTACCTTCTTCAGCAAAACAAACTCGTTTTCTGCTGTGGCACGCTTGTTGATTTCAGTCTCATATctgtaaaaacacattttccacATTAGCATAAACAGTACCTTGTGCCATTCAAATCAAATATATTTGTGGTCCCCAATCCTTTAACATTCTTACTTGTTTTTGAAGTCCTCCACCAAAGTCTGCATGTTCGTCAACTCTCCCTCCAGCTTCAATTTGTCATTCGTGAGTCCGTCCAGCTGTCTGCGCAGGTTGCTGACGTAGGCTTCGAACATTGTGTCGATGTTGGAGCGGCTGGTGGTCTGCTCGTTCAGTAGAGCCCATTTTGTCTCGAGCACTTTATTCTGTTGTTCCAGGACTCGCACCTACATTTAAGATAAAGTGAGAAATGCAACCGTCAATGCAAAATAAATGGAGAAACTCACACATTATCGTTCCTATAGAGATGAATAAGGAAGGTGTGTTACTATTGGACAAGAAGTCGTGTGTTGTTAACTGCAATCATTTTCACAAACACATCTCTTTGCTTTGACACACCTTTCCAAACATTTTGGTGGGTCGTGCAGCTAGGTTCCAATCTGGGAATGGTCGCCCTCATTTAAatgtagatttaaataaatctaatgtatgcacaaatttgaaCTCCCAACAACCATTTGCTCCTGGCACAATGTAGAGTCACAAATCACCCTTTGGCAAATAACCCCCCTAGGCTAATGTGCCCAACCTGCTGCCAATTCCCAGGATgcaattctttttttttaaataaggatCATTTGCAAACTCTTTTAAACAAAGCATCCATTGCATCAGTAGGAATTATCTTCATGAGGAGGACTTATTCTTGTGCACTTGGGTTGAATGGACTTAAAAGGTGTGGTCCCAAATTCCTCCAACTTACTATTAATGATCTTTGTACTGCTATTGGACTAAGTCTGAATTAAAGAGGATGCTCACATGTTACACACAAGTTCACAATGCTGCCATGGAGGTAGCTGGCAAACATGATCTGTGCCCTTATTTGGACTGGTCTAGTCATTGGACCTTGGGTTTCCAAACACAACCTCACTGACCATGAACAACGGCATTACAGGAACTACTGAAGCCTGTGTCATTTGatatttgactgttttaatttttgggaTAATATTGTAAAACATGGCATGCAATGCAAGCATGTCTACTATGTGGTTACTGTCATTTGACAAGTGTATATCCTACGCTAATGGGATTTTCTGGTGGCTGTGAAATATCTGACAAGAACCTAGCTCCCAGAATGATTTGATCATTGATTGCCATATTCACCCACTGTATTGAACAACTAAGCCTCCATAATAACTGCCCATTAGTTTGTTTGCAAGAGAAAAGAGGACTAACCTTGTCGATGAAGGAAGCAAAGCGGTTGTTGAGGGTCTTGATCTGTTCTTTCTCCTGGGTACGGACCACATGGATGTTGGGGTCGACCGTTAGGTTAAGTGGGGTTAGCAGGCTGGGGTTGAATGTGACGGAAGTGATAGGTGGGAGGCTATCAGAGAAAATTCCATAACCTCCTCCAGGTGATATACCAGCACCGAAACCTCCACCTCCACCTGAACCGAAACCTACACCTGCACCGAGGCCTCCACCAAGGCCATAGCCTCCACCGTAGCCACCTCCTGCACCAATGCCGGCACCATAACCTCCACCGTAGCCACCTCCTGCACCAAAGCCAGCAGAATAACCTGCTCCGTAGCCTCCTCCTGCCCCCAAGCTGCTAACATAACCTCCTCCATAGCCTCCAGCTAGGCTACCTCCCGATCCATATTGGAAGCTAGCGGCAGAGCGTCGGACTGACCCAGAGCTTATCCTGCTGGCAGGTGCTACACAGGCAGACCTGCTGGAATAGCATCTTCTAAAAGGTCCAGCGCTAATACCGCCACCTATGTTTCCACTGCCGCTGCTAAAGGAGGTATATCTTGTACTCATGGCTGCTGTCGTCTTCTTGGGGTGAGATTCAGATAGGGAATGAAAAAAGAAATGCAGTGCAGGTGAGCTCACAAGAGGCGAGTCAAATCCCTCTGAGTGACTTGAGCATGGAGTTCAGGTGCTTTTATTCTGCACATGTTGAGGGAGGGATTCACCTGATCACTCCCCTTACAGCCCTGGGCTCCTGTCCTCCCTTTCTGCCTATCTAGTTGATAGTTACACCCATCTTTTTGGGCTGGCATGGGAACATTTTCATCAGAGAGGGGTCTTGACACACCCTACGCATGGAAACTCACATAGAAAAAGAAACTGGAAACTAGGATAACCACTGTCCAGGACACTGCACCTAGGttagggcttatcctagtccaggacaaaaatgtatttattgtttttttttacggtttgtttgtaaaaactacttgaatcttaatataactaaggcctagtcctgaattaatctaaaccctgggAAACTGACTCATAATGTTGGCTTCATtctcaaaatattaaaaagacttttaatattaatttcgTGTGGCTATGACTTATTGtcataattttaaatttattctCGAAATATTATGACATTATTCTCATTATGTTGACATTATGTTgtcattattttaattattttgactttgtcttaaaaaaaattaatctaaaattaaaatgatCTTAATCTaaagatatttttatttttgattggccctaatcctcttgTGTAGTTTTTTAGGTGAGacgcaaaaaaacaaaaaataaatccaACATGCTTGCCACATGCAAAACTGATTAATATGTTCCCGTGTGAactttatgtttttttctgtatgAATGCAATTAGATGTAGTTACCACTTTAGTCCCTGTACTTAAACAGACAGACTTTCATGCAAAATACACATGCATTAATAATGCAACCGCTGTTTTAAGCAGGATTGATTTAAAAAGATTGCTTCAACCAAATCCAACATGACTACCTTTTTAAAACTATCATCCTAAAATTGACAGAAAAATTATGATGTACTggaatataaataatttttttaaaaatgtcagattttcaCAGCTTTGGTTTAAAAGATGGTTTATAAAATTCTTTGGCAGCAAGATGCCCATCCAACGAATAAATGCAAATCATGattttatattttgcattttaattcaTTTGGCACACATACAGTTACTGCAACCTACTGtccatacattttatcagttcatttattccctgggaatcaaacctaaatttgaacccatgacttttgtgctgctaaagCAATGCACTGAGCTACAGGAGAAGATGCACCATAGCTGTTTACCCGAAAGTGAGTTTAATACACTGATCTATTGCTTACACATACTGGAAATATCACTTTTATGCACTTTTAAGAAACTAATATGCTAAACTAAAATGTAAggtgaaaatacttttaaaaattactttaattgaaACTAAAATATTCAAACATTTTAAACGTaattttttcacttaaagtaaaaaaaattgaaaacaaattttagtaattttttgatcaaacttttacagtgtatgtgttattttaataaaaacatggcATCTTATCCACCATCCACTTACAATTCAATGTGCTAAAATAGAGATGTGTTTACACTGTGTGTTTAGATATTAATCATTTCAGGTGACTGAATCTCATTGGTTGGTCGACTCCACCCTTTCATGATAATAGATGAGGTTTATTTGTGCAAATTACATACAGCATAGTGTTTGGCACAGATTTTGT contains:
- the krt5 gene encoding keratin, type II cytoskeletal 5, whose amino-acid sequence is MSTRYTSFSSGSGNIGGGISAGPFRRCYSSRSACVAPASRISSGSVRRSAASFQYGSGGSLAGGYGGGYVSSLGAGGGYGAGYSAGFGAGGGYGGGYGAGIGAGGGYGGGYGLGGGLGAGVGFGSGGGGGFGAGISPGGGYGIFSDSLPPITSVTFNPSLLTPLNLTVDPNIHVVRTQEKEQIKTLNNRFASFIDKVRVLEQQNKVLETKWALLNEQTTSRSNIDTMFEAYVSNLRRQLDGLTNDKLKLEGELTNMQTLVEDFKNKYETEINKRATAENEFVLLKKDVDTAYITKTDLEVQVEGLQDEINFLRAVYEEELRELQGQIKDTMVVVEMDNSRNLDMEAIVAEVRAQYEEIANRSRADAEVWYKQKFEEIETTSAQYGDEVRNTKIELAEVSRVVSRLQSEIETIKAQRVTLEDEITKAEEQGEVSVQEAKLRIKELEVALQQAKQDMARQVHEYQNLMNDKLALDIEIATYRKLLEGEETRIATGGSTATIHIQESGISAGNISGALGFGAGFRAAAGSFRSGGGSGFGVGGGGGSGFGYRSGAGYGSGIGYGSGLGYGSGIGYGYGGGLSFGSGSLITGGEGVNSSITTARSSSVHQRSLR